The Diospyros lotus cultivar Yz01 chromosome 15, ASM1463336v1, whole genome shotgun sequence genome has a window encoding:
- the LOC127791496 gene encoding uncharacterized protein LOC127791496, translating to MEEELQASPEIPIMKISDGNLNQDPKGGKKEEEETALEGEFIKVDRESFDVKDISLTSEQPPPIDEKSSNNEQSSNNSFLSREVLEAQEKVKELELELERVAGALKHSESENSQLKDEVSITKEKLEESGKKYEELEVNHKKVQQKIVEAEERYNQRINDLQEALHAQEAKHEELANVKVAFDNLSLELEGSRNKWQELEQELQTSAGEARKFEELHKQSGSHAESETKRALEFERLLELAKLSAKEMEDQMASLQEELKGLYEMIADKQKVEEALNSTAAELSEVRGELELSKSQLVEMEQKLASNEARMHELTQELDIRKASEFRVKEDMSTLENLFLSTKEDLQTRSSELEDVKLKLQEELHSKELLEAELKDQVAKFSTVQDELHIVIKDKEALEAALEDLNSNAIQMKELCNDLETKLQLSDENFCKVDSLLSQALANNAELEQKLKSLEELHHESGYAATTAQQKNLELETIVQASNAASEAARSQLQELEARFITAEQRNIELEQLINLLEVKSNEAQRELVEFSEKITVLSETLREVEEEKKQLSGQIQVYEDKIAQMESDLNQSSSRNSELELELKAVSEKCTEHEGRANTTHQRSLELEDLVQKSHLKVEGAGKRVSDLELLLETEKYKIQELEEQISLLEKKCGDAEAESKKYFDKISELEPELEKFQSQASSLEAALLNANDKERELIDSLNIVRDEKKNIEDAFKSSSEKHAEAETLLEVLRSELSLTQQKFEIMENDLKDTQTRESEVVEKLKSAEEQLEHQSGVLEQTTARKSELQTLHESLIRDTELKLQEASANLSSKDSEANSLYEKIKILESQAKVFEEQIAEAAERSAFLKEELDQISTKLSSSETLNEELKRKLSEEENKAAQFSSENELLVETNAQLKSKINDLEESLNLFHAEKEGTAQQLAAYMSKVAELTDHHSKASELQLAAEARVSETQRELEGTIQKFSQRDLEARDLNEKLDALQEQIKMHEEQAREASGVAETQKIELEQTRLKLEGLEIIIEEMQRKEGQLEKEREQLAESNSNLTQELARIASELNDLRSKLAAAASEKDEAVEQLNSSKKLIEDLKEQLALERQTLQSQKEAESQRDLGREAAVKSSLEELEAKDKMVVLLQNQVKELEHKLQLADAKSKEKEGHGEAKDEGVEIKSRDMGSTISTPSKRKSKKKLESTSTQPQPPPASLEIQTTESSPLATFKVILAVGLVSVIIGIILGKKY from the exons ATGGAAGAAGAGTTGCAAGCAAGTCCAGAGATACCAATAATGAAG ATTTCTGATGGGAACTTGAATCAAGATccaaaaggaggaaaaaaagaggaggaagaaacgGCCTTGGAGGGAGAATTTATAAAAGTGGACAGGGAATCCTTCGATGTAAAGGATATTTCACTTACTTCTGAACAGCCACCTCCTATAGACGAGAAGTCTTCCAACAATGAACAAAGCTCAAACAATTCATTCTTGAGTAGAGAAGTTCTTGAAGCGCAAGAGAAGGTAAAAGAACTTGAGCTTGAATTGGAAAGAGTAGCCGGGGCTCTGAAGCATTCTGAATCAGAGAATTCCCAGCTGAAGGATGAAGTCTCCATTACAAAGGAGAAGTTGGAAGAAAGTGGAAAGAAATATGAAGAACTCGAAGTTAATCACAAGAAAGTGCAGCAGAAGATCGTGGAAGCTGAGGAGAGATACAACCAACGGATTAATGACTTGCAAGAGGCATTGCATGCTCAAGAAGCAAAGCATGAGGAGTTGGCCAATGTGAAGGTAGCATTTGACAATCTTAGCCTTGAGCTTGAGGGATCAAGAAATAAATGGCAGGAGCTAGAGCAAGAGCTGCAAACTTCAGCAGGCGAGGCACGCAAGTTTGAGGAATTGCATAAACAAAGTGGTTCACATGCTGAATCTGAGACAAAAAGGGCCTTGGAGTTTGAAAGGTTGCTTGAACTTGCGAAGCTTAgtgcaaaagaaatggaagatcAGATGGCCTCTCTACAGGAAGAACTCAAGGGCCTTTATGAGATGATTGCTGACAAGCAGAAGGTTGAGGAAGCACTCAACAGTACCGCAGCTGAGCTTTCTGAAGTTCGTGGAGAGTTGGAGCTTTCAAAATCACAGTTGGTTGAAATGGAGCAGAAGCTTGCTTCAAACGAAGCTCGTATGCATGAACTGACCCAAGAACTAGATATTAGAAAGGCTTCAGAATTTCGTGTAAAGGAGGACATGTCAACACTTGAGAATTTGTTCTTGTCAACAAAAGAAGATCTTCAAACTAGGTCGTCTGAGTTGGAAGACGTCAAATTGAAGCTGCAGGAGGAATTGCATTCAAAGGAATTGTTAGAAGCCGAGCTAAAAGATCAGGTAGCAAAGTTTTCAACTGTACAGGATGAACTGCACATAGTAATCAAAGATAAAGAAGCTCTTGAAGCTGCTTTGGAGGATTTAAACAGTAATGCTATTCAGATGAAGGAACTATGCAATGATCTGGAGACGAAGTTGCAGTTATCAGATGAGAACTTCTGTAAAGTGGATTCTCTCCTCTCTCAAGCTCTGGCAAACAATGCTGAGCTGGAGCAGAAGTTAAAATCTCTAGAAGAGCTCCATCACGAATCTGGGTATGCAGCAACCACTGCCCAACAAAAGAATCTTGAGCTGGAAACCATAGTACAGGCCTCAAATGCAGCATCAGAAGCTGCTAGATCACAATTGCAAGAGCTTGAGGCACGATTTATTACTGCAGAACAGAGAAATATAGAACTAGAGCAACTTATCAATCTGCTAGAGGTTAAAAGCAATGAAGCTCAAAGAGAACTCGTAGAGTTCTCTGAGAAAATTACTGTTCTTAGTGAAACACTGAGAGAGgttgaggaagaaaagaagcaaCTGAGTGGCCAAATACAAGTATATGAGGATAAGATAGCTCAGATGGAATCTGACCTGAATCAATCGTCTTCTCGTAATTCTGAGTTGGAGTTGGAACTGAAGGCTGTTTCAGAAAAATGCACTGAGCATGAGGGTCGAGCTAATACGACACATCAACGTAGCCTTGAACTAGAAGATTTAGTCCAGAAGTCCCATTTGAAAGTAGAGGGTGCTGGCAAAAGGGTAAGTGATCTGGAACTGTTGCTTGAAACAGAGAAATACAAAATCCAGGAGCTTGAAGAGCAAATAAGCTTGttagaaaaaaaatgtggaGATGCAGAAGCAGAGTCAAAGAAATACTTTGATAAGATATCTGAGCTTGAACCAGAACTCGAGAAATTTCAATCGCAAGCATCAAGCCTTGAGGCTGCCCTGCTAAACGCCAATGACAAGGAAAGAGAATTAATTGATTCCTTGAATATTGTGAGAgatgagaagaaaaatataGAAGATGCATTTAAAAGTTCCAGTGAAAAGCATGCAGAAGCGGAAACTCTCCTTGAAGTCCTACGGAGTGAATTGAGTCTAACACAACAGAAATTCGAAATCATGGAAAATGATCTTAAAGATACACAGACGAGAGAAAGTGAAGTTGTTGAGAAGCTCAAGTCTGCTGAGGAGCAACTAGAGCATCAAAGTGGAGTATTAGAGCAAACTACGGCAAGAAAATCAGAGCTCCAAACATTACATGAGTCTTTAATCAGGGATACAGAGCTAAAACTCCAGGAAGCAAGTGCAAACCTCTCCAGCAAAGATTCAGAGGCTAACTCACTgtatgagaaaataaaaattcttgaAAGTCAGGCGAAGGTTTTCGAAGAGCAGATAGCTGAAGCAGCCGAAAGATCTGCGTTTCTGAAGGAAGAATTGGATCAGATTTCGACCAAATTATCTTCTTCTGAGACATTGAACGAAGAACTCAAAAGAAAACTTTCAGAGGAAGAGAATAAAGCTGCACAGTTTTCTTCAGAGAATGAACTGCTAGTTGAGACCAATGCGCAGCTAAAAAGCAAGATTAATGACCTTGAAGAATCACTAAATCTTTTTCATGCTGAGAAGGAAGGCACTGCTCAGCAACTTGCTGCTTACATGAGTAAGGTTGCTGAATTAACAGATCACCACTCAAAAGCATCTGAACTCCAGTTAGCAGCTGAAGCCCGGGTTTCAGAGACTCAAAGAGAGTTAGAAGGGACAATTCAGAAATTTAGTCAGAGAGATTTAGAAGCTAGAGACCTAAACGAAAAGCTAGACGCACTCCAAGAGCAAATAAAGATGCACGAAGAACAGGCGCGCGAGGCTTCTGGTGTCGCAGAAACTCAAAAAATTGAGCTGGAACAGACCCGGTTGAAATTGGAGGGTCTGGAAATCATCATTGAGGAGATGCAAAGGAAGGAAGGTCAACTTGAAAAGGAGAGAGAACAGCTAGCTGAGTCAAATTCAAACCTTACTCAGGAACTAGCCAGGATTGCATCCGAACTAAATGATCTACGATCTAAACTGGCTGCAGCAGCAAGTGAGAAGGATGAAGCTGTAGAACAGCTTAACTCGTCAAAGAAACTGATAGAAGATTTAAAAGAGCAGCTTGCGCTTGAGAGACAGACGCTACAGTCCCAg AAAGAAGCCGAGTCTCAAAGAGATTTGGGAAGGGAAGCTGCTGTAAAGTCTTCCTTGGAAGAGCTTGAAGCTAAGGACAAAATGGTCGTGCTCTTGCAAAACCAAGTGAAAGAACTTGAGCACAAATTGCAGCTCGCTGATGCTAAATCCAAAGAAAAG GAAGGACACGGTGAAGCAAAGGACGAAGGAGTGGAGATCAAATCCAGGGACATGGGATCGACAATTTCAACGCCATCAAAACGCAAGAGCAAGAAAAAGCTGGAATCCACATCTACACAGCCACAGCCACCACCAGCGTCCTTGGAGATTCAAACCACCGAGTCCTCTCCTCTCGCGACCTTTAAAGTCATTTTAGCCGTGGGGCTGGTGTCCGTGATCATCGGTATAATTCTTGGCAAAAAGTATTAG